The DNA window AGATAATGAATAATAAAATTAAGACCGTTAAGGCAGTGCCTAAAAATAATGTTTTCTTGACAATCTGTTCTATAAAGAGCGGCTTGATTCTCATGCCCTTTGCCTCCCTCCCAGTGTTGAAGTTGACGAGGAAACAAGGTAATAGGACGCAGATTTTCGCAGATTAGCAGGATAATAAAAAAATGAATAATCTGCGCATATCTTCTCTAAAATCTGTATTTATCTGCATACTATCTATTTTCCAATATTATCAAATGCCTTTCGTTTAACTTCTGGTTTAGGTCCAAAATTAAGTAATAATCCCACTTCTATCTCTGTTGCTTTAAGATAATTTAAAAGTTGTGCCTCGTGTTCGTCTGCAAGGCACTTTGTAGATTTAAGTTCTACAATCACTTTGTTATTGACCAAAATATCTGCTAAATAATCCCCAACAACCTTCCCCTCATAAATAACCTTGATAGGAGATTGAGGTATTGCCGGAATATCTAACTTTGTCAATTCAATCACCATCGCATTCTCATACACCTTCTCCAGAAAACCATATCCCAGTGTATTATAAACTTTGTAGAATGCCTTTATGATCTTCTCGGTTAATTCTTTATGTTTAAAATCTTGAAAATCTGCGTTCATCTGCGTCCCCATAAATGAAATTCTTCTGCCCTTAAGTTAAAAAGTAATAACTTGTTTCCTTGTTTCTTTTATACCTCCCGTCTTGCCATAAAATTGGCAATGGTATTTAAAATCATAATGATAATGAATAAGACAATTCCTGTGGCAAACAGTGCCTGGCGGTGTTCTCCAATAGCAAAACTCATTTCTAAGGCAATATTTGCTGTCAGGGTGCGAGCCGGGTCAAGTATTGAATCAGGAATGATAACTGAATTTCCAGCAATCATAATGACCGCCATTGTCTCTCCCACTGCCCGTCCTACACCGAGGATAATACCTGCAATAATGCCCGAGCGTGCCGCCGGGAGGACGACCATTTTTATTGTTTGCCATCGCGTTGCCCCTAAGGCTAATGACCCCTCCCGATATAAATGTGGAACAGCCTTAAGTGAATCAATTGAAATACTGGTAATCGTCGGTAAAATCATTATCCCAAGAATGATTGAGGCGGCTAAAATACAAGGTCCCGGCCCACCCAGATAATTACGAATCACTGGAAATAATATTACTATCCCCATAAATCCATAAACTACGGATGGGATGCCCGCTAAAAGTTCAATTATTGGTTTAAGAATTTTACTTGTCTTCTGTGTGGAAAATTCAGCTAAGTAAATAGCACAGGCAAGACTTAACGGCAGACTAAATATAAGAGCACCAACAGTTATCCATAATGAGCCCATAATCATTGGGAATATCTCAAATCTTCCTTCTCTGGGTGACCAATTAGTCCCACAAATAAAATCCTTTATTCCTGCTTTTAGAATAATCGGCAATCCTTCTTTTAAGATAAATAAAGCGATTAAAATAAGGATAGCGATGGTTGAAAAGGCGGTAATTAACAAGCCAAACTGAATAAATCGTTCACGATACCTCAAATTTATTACTCCTTGTCCCTTGAACCTACGGTCTTACCTTGGGTAAATAATTAGTAAGCGTTCAGCCATCAGGTATCAGCAATCAGTTAACATCCAGGAAATCAGGATAGTAACAAATCCTACAATTTTGCGTAAAGGGTGTCTATGTGTCTGGTAGTCTATGTAACCCAGACACTTAGACACCCAGATACCAGACTACCTGAACGGTTACAATAATTACCATTTATTTAACCGGAATCAATCCGTAGTCTGAGATTAGTTGTTGCCCTTGTTCAGAAAGGATAAATTCTATAAATTCTCCTATTTTTCCTTCCGCTGGTCCTTTCGTAAGCAAGAAAATCGGTCGAATGATTTTATACCTGCCTTTTTTGATATTTTGTAAGGTGGGCGACACTCCATCTATTTTTAAGGATTTTACCCTGTCAGTAACAAGTCCATAAGTGAGGTAACTAATAGAATTTGGGTCATTTTCAACCATTGTTCTAACAGCACCACTTGAATCCTGAATAAGAGCACCAGCACTAACTTTGGTTCCGGCTAACAGTAATTCTTCAAAGGAGACCCGTGTTCCAGAACCTTCTTCTCTTGAAATGACCGTAATTGGTTTATCTTCCCCACCTACTTCTTTCCACTTTTTTACCTGACCGCTAAATATTTGTTGGATTTGGAGTGGCGTTAAATTCGCAATTTTATTATTTGGATGAACAATCAACACCACGGCATCTTTTGCCACAACAACAGTATTCAATCCTTGCGCCTCTTTTGGCAATGTGACCATATCTGCCATACCAATTTGAGCCACACCGCTTTGTGCCGATTGAATTCCTACCGCAGAACCTCCTCCTTGAACATTAATTCGAACATCATTCTTCCCTGCCATATATTCTTCCGCGAGTTTCTCTGCAAATGGTTGAAAAGCCGTCGAACCAGCTATATTTATCGTTTCAATATTAGATTTTGCACATCCAATTGCCAGACAAGAAAATAACATACAAAAAATTAACCGATACATTCAAAAACCTCCTTCTTTTGTTGGTAATTGGTAACTGGTAAAATGGTAATTAGCATAATCTACCCTCAATACTCTTTTCCTTTCTTACTCACTACTCCTATGGTGAAGATGACGTTTAATAAAGATATAGAGTAAGATAATGATACATATACCTATTAAGACATCAAATTTATGGAATATAGGTGATAATGTTGAGTGCCATTTTGCTCCAAAAATCATCCCAAAGTATGTCAGAGCAATATTCCAGGGCACAGAACCAAGAGTGGTATAAAGACAGAATTTAAGGAAATTCATTTTGGCTATGCCAGCAGGCAATGAGATAAATGTTCTGATAACAGGCATATTGCGGGTAAAAAATATGGTTAAGTCACCGTATTTGTTAAACCATCGCTCAGCTACATCCATATCATGCCGGGTCATCAGGATATATTTACCATATTTCAAGATAAAAGGTCTTCCTCCTATTAATCCAACCCAATAAGCGATGATTGACCCAACCAGGTTACCTAATGTGCCAGCAACCACTACCCAAAATATCTGAAATCTACCTTCTGATATGAGATATCCTGAAAAAGGCATAATAATTTCAGAGGGTAGGGGAATACACGCACTTTCAATAGCCATAGCTATTCCTATTCCCCAATATCCTGCGGCATTAATAATTGCGACAACAATTGATGCTAAAAATTCAAGTATTTTTGTTACCATATCTTCTCCTGAAAATAAGGAAGTAGAAAGTAGAGAGTAGAAAGTAGAAAGTAAAGAAAACATCATTCCTCACGCCTATCTCCTTACCTCCCACCTTCTATCTCCTACCACTATTTTTCGACCTGTGAAATAGGTCGACATGGGAAAACAAAATCGTAAGCGTTCAGGTCATTGCGAGATATCTAATAATAATGTAAAATGGGCAATGTAAAATGAAAAATGTAAAATGAGAGGATGGATGAAATGAAAGGTGATGATATTACTGAAAGACTAATTGACTTTACAGAATTGACTTTTAAATTTTTAATTGCTCATTTTACATTTTAGAGTTATTTTTTTAAGTAGCTGAACGCTTACTCCTTTATTCTCTTATCCCCCTTCTTATATTAACCACGATCAAAATATTCCTATTTCACAGGTCGCTATTTTTTATCCTCCTTTGTGTCCACCCTGTGGACATGGCCGTTTCTCCTTTCTTACATCTGAAAGATGCAAGAGTTCACATCTAAATTATTCTCAATATTGCGGGATTTCTTTGAGTGGAGAGACTTTTTAGGTCATTTATAATATTGACATATTCATCGACACCGCCCTGGACACCTTTTTCTCGTCTTTCTTCCTCAGTTATTTTAATTCTCCTGCCAATCACAGGTCCAGTGCCGGTATTTTCTCCAAACTGGTCTGTCAGTTCTACAACAGCTAAGCTTTCATCAAATATGGTCATATGTTGAAGTTTTCGACATAGAACGGGTTGCCATTCTTTAAATTCATTTCTTAAGATAACTATAATTTCGGCACGATTGTTTTCAAAGATTAATTCCCGACGATGGCTTCGGATAATCTCTTTGACGCGGTCTTTACCAAATGTATCTTTGGACATAACAAAAAAGTGAAATATCTTTATCTGTCTATCTCTGCGTTGTAATAAGGCTTTATTGATGGCTAACATTTTTTGCGGAAATCCTTCAGTTCGCCATCGCTCAACCCAAAAATCCACGCAGGCTAATTCTTTTTGTACCTCTTCTGATTCCTTTAAAAGTAAATTATACAATTCTCGTCTATCATCTATAAAACACCAACCTTTCTCGGACATATCTTTGGCTCGATGCAACCATTTATTTAATCCATCTTCGATAATAGTTACTTCACGAATAGCAACTTTGCGTAAATATGGGTCATCAATACCATCTGCAATCTTTCTTAAATCTTCCATATTGAAAATCCTCCT is part of the bacterium genome and encodes:
- a CDS encoding phosphate ABC transporter substrate-binding protein; its protein translation is MYRLIFCMLFSCLAIGCAKSNIETINIAGSTAFQPFAEKLAEEYMAGKNDVRINVQGGGSAVGIQSAQSGVAQIGMADMVTLPKEAQGLNTVVVAKDAVVLIVHPNNKIANLTPLQIQQIFSGQVKKWKEVGGEDKPITVISREEGSGTRVSFEELLLAGTKVSAGALIQDSSGAVRTMVENDPNSISYLTYGLVTDRVKSLKIDGVSPTLQNIKKGRYKIIRPIFLLTKGPAEGKIGEFIEFILSEQGQQLISDYGLIPVK
- the pstC gene encoding phosphate ABC transporter permease subunit PstC, giving the protein MRYRERFIQFGLLITAFSTIAILILIALFILKEGLPIILKAGIKDFICGTNWSPREGRFEIFPMIMGSLWITVGALIFSLPLSLACAIYLAEFSTQKTSKILKPIIELLAGIPSVVYGFMGIVILFPVIRNYLGGPGPCILAASIILGIMILPTITSISIDSLKAVPHLYREGSLALGATRWQTIKMVVLPAARSGIIAGIILGVGRAVGETMAVIMIAGNSVIIPDSILDPARTLTANIALEMSFAIGEHRQALFATGIVLFIIIMILNTIANFMARREV
- a CDS encoding DedA family protein translates to MVTKILEFLASIVVAIINAAGYWGIGIAMAIESACIPLPSEIIMPFSGYLISEGRFQIFWVVVAGTLGNLVGSIIAYWVGLIGGRPFILKYGKYILMTRHDMDVAERWFNKYGDLTIFFTRNMPVIRTFISLPAGIAKMNFLKFCLYTTLGSVPWNIALTYFGMIFGAKWHSTLSPIFHKFDVLIGICIIILLYIFIKRHLHHRSSE
- a CDS encoding GxxExxY protein yields the protein MNADFQDFKHKELTEKIIKAFYKVYNTLGYGFLEKVYENAMVIELTKLDIPAIPQSPIKVIYEGKVVGDYLADILVNNKVIVELKSTKCLADEHEAQLLNYLKATEIEVGLLLNFGPKPEVKRKAFDNIGK